Below is a window of Bombus pyrosoma isolate SC7728 linkage group LG14, ASM1482585v1, whole genome shotgun sequence DNA.
CAAccaatgtatatgtattatacgcATAAATCTCTTTTCGAGAACACTCCAATGTTCTATACTTGCTCGTTTCTACAGGTGTATGTAGTTGTTTCTGACTCGTTCTGTTATTGCCAAAACGAAATATCGAGTAAACGAATACGTTTGTTagctaatttatttatcgttcgtcCATTTAAGCACACGACAGTAACGAGGAAGAAGGGAGGCCAGTAGTCAGGCCGGCTGACTGTGTTTGTTGGGGCCTTTCTCACCCGACGGAGAGGTAAAAGAGAGGATGGCAACAGAGAGAGCAGCTGCCACTGAGAAAACGGACGGTTACCGAATGATTTCAACTACTGCCGGCTTGGCGTTTCTTACTCCTCGTTACCCGCTTTTACAGATGATTCTCCTTTCTACAAAGACGCTTCCATTTAAGTATTTGTTTCAACAAAAAATACTCACACATACCGTGAACAGATCTTTGCTCAATGCCACacgcttgaaaaataaaataagagtaAAAAGCGTGGCTCGATTCAAACGAGTTTTCAATTACGAAAAAGAATAATGAAGAGAATGGAGAGAAAATGATTCGGACCGAAAGATATATTTGCTAATAATCACCAACTGGTTACCGTCGGTAGCCATTTTAATCTTAATGATAgccaatttataatttcaactCGAAAACACATACTTCCACGCCAACCGGGAAACTCGTCTGGTGTTTCTCAAGCAGGAATAACCGTTACGATTCGTTACAAGTCACATCCCTCGTAAGAAAGACACTGTGTATGGCTAGCGAATGTAATCGCGACGGCCGTCGCCCACGAAACCACCGCTAAACGCTACGAACTATCGCCTGTTAACTACTCTAGATGATACTACGACACCGAGTTTTTCATCATTTTGAGTGAAATACTTGGTGCGCGTTAGGCGGgtgaaaaatgtgaaacgaTTGAATTACGTGTCCAAGTAGATAGCGAGGACACAAGTTTCTCGAAACCCGACGGGCAGCCATCTTGGGTAGGCACGGCCAACTCTCGACTGTTTCGCACAATTTTTCGCGCCTAAGAACGATGTTTCAACCACAACGTTGTACTGTATAGCTTCCTGAATAAACGTCTGGCAAATGGATGGCATTTGGTTATCCGCTTGTTCGAGCATagtaagaaaaaatgttaagaagaaacgaggagaaaCACTGCGTATAGAAGATtatctccctctctcttttgcACTCTATTGCACACTcactctctctccctctcacTCTTTCACGAGCTGGCAGCCCGACCCGCTGGCCCGTATGCGTCTGGTGATGATTCGCGTGGTTCTCTTGCGAGATTTAACGAGAAACTAATTGTTTTTACCTGATCAAGGTAATCCCATGTATAAATCCAGCGTGAAATGCACAAGAATCACTAGATACCGTAACACAGGATATTTAATCACGATCACCAATTATCTCGCGACAACGGCGTCACATTTCACACAAATCAACAAAGGTTACCCACTTGACAAAGATGGCGGTCGCGGGGGTTACACACTGCGCGCACGCGGTGGGGAGCGCACTGCGCACACCGCGCTCACTGTTACGGCGGAATCACGAAACAGTTGTAGCGGCACACGTTTTCCTCGACCAATCAAACCGTCCACTTTGACTCGACACTCTCATTACCGGTCACACGTGCGTCGCTTTTCGTCCGTTTTCTACCGCGCGCGCACACATGCGCATCACTTTTGTATATCTACATCGTGTCCCATGGGATCTACATCCCGAATAAGAGCTTTTCAAGCGCGGGAGTAGAAGGTGTATAAAGTATGATGAAAAATgacgaaatattcaaaatagcCTAATATCTACActtaatagatatttatatatctgtatGGTATCATCCTATCTCTTTCTCCCTACTACTATTCCATATCCTACCTTCACTATGGCCGTCGCTTGCTTTGCGCTCACTTTGACCATTCCCAATCAGTTCCTCAACACCACACGCGCGCGTCTGCTACATGACGCTGTACAGAAGCTTTGTCAACGAGCTTCCAGGATCGTACCTGCCTCCTTCTGGGCCATCTACCTGGAGATATTAGCGACACACTTTTTAGGCTACAGTTACTCttcgatatatttctttctatttcttttttcctttgtatCATTAATACGTAAAcgtgatttattttcttttagaataGATTATtgaattgattatttaaaatattcctttaatttatatatagaccaaataataatatatgtaattagttCACGTTTTGCCTACCtcaaatatgtattatgtgttatagaaaattgaaagaaacacctaattggaataaaatatcttaagaTTTCTATGATTTTGGTATTAACTAGTGTAccattttgtttttctaattGTATGTCTAGAATACAAGTcacacaattttttaaagaagtgATTGATTTTTGCACGAATCACATcttatgcatatatatgtgCATTTATGGTTACATCTTCATCTAGCTTCATAAGTCCTTACACATATGTACTTATATATGTGTCTATGAACCGACGCAAGCGTGTTGCGAGGTTGTGCCGCttttttaactatttcaaTAACTGCGTTCACATCTGGCAATATCAGCAAAAAGATTATTGCGCGTAGGTGATTATACATCAACTATTTTTCATGTTCTACAAACTTGCATCAATTAAGACAACGATATAATCAACAAGtagtgtaataataatactgtaatctttgtataaaataatgtaaaggttcgtattacataatttaaaaaaataaaatgatattcgtttaaataatactagtattattaaaagtataagcAAATAACATCATTTAGTTAATATTATGTTTGTTTACATTACCACCTTTCCTCAATCAATATACTGCACAATTAATACTACtaaaatttttcatgtatatgcgtaataattaatgatatatattttgttctactatataatatttctgcGATCCTtaccatttttatcattatatgctaatgtaatatttttttaagtaatataaagTGCAgctatacaaaaataatatatttaaatgtaagtAGATACAAAGTTGTTTTGTGATTCTAGAAATTGAGGTAAAAAGTTgttaaatcatttattaagTACAGAATTTACAATTACTAATTGACTTAAGTGTGATTAAGGAGTAAAATCAGGTTTCCCCTCGTAAGTACATCCAGATCTTTGTACAATTTGAGTTGCAGCCCAAATTCCacattttatacaaacttCTATGCTTTTACCTTGCACAAGTTGAGCCAAAAAACCTAAAACAATGACATTATATGTTCTTTTAATCAggttattaattttcagttAGAGAACCAGGAATCTATACCTCCTACAAATGCATCACCAGCTCCATTAGTATCCACAACCTTATCATTCGGAAGTTTTGTAGCAGGAATCTCAATTATAGTGTTATCTTTAACTACTAATATATTATCGGGACCTTGTGTTATTATAACaattctttgtcttttcttattCAGTTTTTCCATTTGTGACAATTTCAATGCAATTTCTTTCCTATCCGTAGttttaaaatcatttgttTTTGCAAATGTATCAGCTTCCGCCTCATtaccaaataaaatatctacataagGAAGAGCCTCCAACATTGGTTTCTTATAATATTCGCATAAAAATGGTGCACTCAGATTCATtatgaacattttatttttttctaaagcATGTTGAGCAATCATCAGGATTGTTTCTGGGCTTACAGTTAAGAAAAAGCCCTAAAATTTaatgtgtaatattttatattaggtTCAAATTTAAccaaatcaaattaaatagatttagGTTGATacatacagaaatataaatgtattctgccatttctataatttttttattttcagattcttCTATGTGCGAAGGTGAAAAACAAGTGGCTGCAGCCAAATTAGCACATAAGGAACGTTCATTACCAGTAATAAGAACAGCACAGGTACCAGTAGGTTCTTTCTTTGTATATTGATAACGAACATTTAAGCCATCTGCACGTGCTCTATCCTCCAAAATTTTGGAATACTTATCTATTCCAACGCAACCCATGTATGTTGCAACTCGTGGTTTCTCCAGGAACCACTATGGGATAGTCAATGTctgatatttctattaatgtaatataatacatcaaataatataaaaagtttaCTTGTGCTACTCGCATAGTATTTTGTACAGAACCACCGGCGATAAAATTTGCGTTATACAATTCAACTAATTCATCATACATTGGCTTGTGTTTTTCTTCAGCAAGAATTGCATCGTTCgattttaaatcatatttttccaaaaaattccTATCTACAGTCGCTGAAATATCAAGAAGAGGATTACCCAAGCCTAATAGGAGGCCCTccctgaaatattttgaaattatctgAATTGCATGTATAAACCCATTTCtcagtgaaatttattataaatattttacgttcaaaataaattaatatattatacatatatctccTCTCTCTTCCAATAAGGATTTATACATTCCGAAAAAAAGACAGCATCAACAAATTATAAgctgaatatattttttacgatattccTGTTATAAATTTAGTACATAaattacacacacacacacacgcgcgcgcgcgcgcgcgcgtatatgaatgttagaaaaaaaacaatacgaactttttttatatgtatttataaaaaaattcgaatggtttcaaatttcatcttCAATGAATCACAATCATGCAAGCACATGATACAATGGCGTGTAAAACCTAACCTTCTATTAATAGTTGAACATAACCTCAACCCTAAGCTAGATTAAAGTGtcataatgataaataatagaataaaagatatatatatatatatatatacaatattaaattatcatacCGTAAGTGCACCGCCATTTGTTAAGATTTTGGGTACTTAAAGTAACAATGTACCATACATGAATATCGACGATACGCCACTAAGTCGTGGCGGAGCTATTCGTTACTTGCTGTTGCAAAGTCCAACGAAATCACGTGTACTTTCAACTCTATTTGCATTAAAATGTTATCTTTATTGCAGTCATTTTATACGTTAcctcaacatttttattgcacTGAATAGCGactgatgaaaatttatatatgatactaatatttctatattactaATATCAAATGTACC
It encodes the following:
- the LOC122575166 gene encoding adenosine kinase 2 isoform X1: MYYNICEKNYGTFDISNIEILVSYINFHQSLFSAIKMLREGLLLGLGNPLLDISATVDRNFLEKYDLKSNDAILAEEKHKPMYDELVELYNANFIAGGSVQNTMRVAQWFLEKPRVATYMGCVGIDKYSKILEDRARADGLNVRYQYTKKEPTGTCAVLITGNERSLCANLAAATCFSPSHIEESENKKIIEMAEYIYISGFFLTVSPETILMIAQHALEKNKMFIMNLSAPFLCEYYKKPMLEALPYVDILFGNEAEADTFAKTNDFKTTDRKEIALKLSQMEKLNKKRQRIVIITQGPDNILVVKDNTIIEIPATKLPNDKVVDTNGAGDAFVGGFLAQLVQGKSIEVCIKCGIWAATQIVQRSGCTYEGKPDFTP
- the LOC122575166 gene encoding adenosine kinase 2 isoform X4 — encoded protein: MYDELVELYNANFIAGGSVQNTMRVAQWFLEKPRVATYMGCVGIDKYSKILEDRARADGLNVRYQYTKKEPTGTCAVLITGNERSLCANLAAATCFSPSHIEESENKKIIEMAEYIYISGFFLTVSPETILMIAQHALEKNKMFIMNLSAPFLCEYYKKPMLEALPYVDILFGNEAEADTFAKTNDFKTTDRKEIALKLSQMEKLNKKRQRIVIITQGPDNILVVKDNTIIEIPATKLPNDKVVDTNGAGDAFVGGFLAQLVQGKSIEVCIKCGIWAATQIVQRSGCTYEGKPDFTP
- the LOC122575166 gene encoding adenosine kinase 1 isoform X3, with translation MAVHLREGLLLGLGNPLLDISATVDRNFLEKYDLKSNDAILAEEKHKPMYDELVELYNANFIAGGSVQNTMRVAQWFLEKPRVATYMGCVGIDKYSKILEDRARADGLNVRYQYTKKEPTGTCAVLITGNERSLCANLAAATCFSPSHIEESENKKIIEMAEYIYISGFFLTVSPETILMIAQHALEKNKMFIMNLSAPFLCEYYKKPMLEALPYVDILFGNEAEADTFAKTNDFKTTDRKEIALKLSQMEKLNKKRQRIVIITQGPDNILVVKDNTIIEIPATKLPNDKVVDTNGAGDAFVGGFLAQLVQGKSIEVCIKCGIWAATQIVQRSGCTYEGKPDFTP
- the LOC122575166 gene encoding adenosine kinase 2 isoform X2; amino-acid sequence: MAVHLRLGLRLCSTINRREGLLLGLGNPLLDISATVDRNFLEKYDLKSNDAILAEEKHKPMYDELVELYNANFIAGGSVQNTMRVAQWFLEKPRVATYMGCVGIDKYSKILEDRARADGLNVRYQYTKKEPTGTCAVLITGNERSLCANLAAATCFSPSHIEESENKKIIEMAEYIYISGFFLTVSPETILMIAQHALEKNKMFIMNLSAPFLCEYYKKPMLEALPYVDILFGNEAEADTFAKTNDFKTTDRKEIALKLSQMEKLNKKRQRIVIITQGPDNILVVKDNTIIEIPATKLPNDKVVDTNGAGDAFVGGFLAQLVQGKSIEVCIKCGIWAATQIVQRSGCTYEGKPDFTP